In one Streptomyces sp. NBC_00597 genomic region, the following are encoded:
- a CDS encoding serine/threonine-protein kinase: MARKIGSRYTAHQILGRGSAGTVWLGEGPDGPVAVKLLREDLASDQELVGRFVQERSALLGLDHPHIVSVRDLVVDGNDLALVMDLVRGTDLRTRLDRERRLAPEAAVAIVADVADALAAAHAAGVVHRDVKPENVLLDMQGPLGPGGSHPALLTDFGVAKLIDSPRRASTGRATAPTTRIIGTPDYLAPEIVEGLPPRAAVDIYALATVLYELLAGFTPFGGGHPGAVLRRHVTETVVPLPGIPDELWQLIVQCLAKAPASRLRASELSARLRDLLPLLVGMPPLDVDEPDEPELDPASVEPLEADPVRRRGVVPLVPGSATDSNRDTHTSMRVPGPDELAGGALGTARVPRPAGGHRPGSARHRADTVRRRRLALTAAALALAAALGLGGWLASSGDEPQPPQNGKHSAPTKPNR, translated from the coding sequence GTGGCACGGAAGATCGGCAGCCGGTACACCGCGCACCAGATCCTGGGGCGCGGCAGCGCGGGCACGGTGTGGCTGGGCGAGGGGCCGGACGGGCCCGTCGCCGTCAAACTGCTGCGCGAGGACCTCGCGTCCGACCAGGAGCTGGTCGGACGCTTCGTCCAGGAGCGCAGCGCGCTGCTCGGCCTGGACCACCCCCACATCGTGTCCGTCCGCGACCTCGTCGTCGACGGCAACGACCTGGCCCTGGTCATGGACCTCGTACGCGGTACGGATCTGCGCACGCGCCTCGACCGGGAGCGCCGGCTCGCCCCCGAGGCGGCCGTGGCGATCGTCGCCGACGTCGCGGACGCGCTGGCCGCCGCGCACGCCGCCGGGGTCGTGCACCGGGACGTGAAGCCCGAGAACGTCCTGCTGGACATGCAGGGGCCACTGGGGCCGGGCGGCTCGCACCCGGCGCTGCTGACCGACTTCGGCGTGGCCAAGCTGATCGACTCGCCGCGGCGGGCCTCCACCGGTCGGGCCACGGCCCCCACGACCCGGATCATCGGCACGCCGGACTATCTGGCGCCGGAGATCGTGGAGGGCCTGCCGCCGCGGGCCGCCGTCGACATATACGCCCTGGCCACCGTGTTGTACGAGCTGCTGGCCGGGTTCACCCCGTTCGGCGGGGGCCACCCGGGCGCGGTGCTGCGGCGGCACGTGACGGAGACCGTGGTCCCGCTGCCCGGCATCCCCGACGAGCTGTGGCAGCTGATCGTGCAGTGCCTGGCCAAGGCGCCGGCGTCCCGGCTGCGGGCCTCTGAGCTGTCGGCGCGGCTGCGCGACCTGCTGCCGCTGCTGGTCGGGATGCCGCCGCTGGACGTGGACGAGCCGGACGAGCCCGAACTGGATCCCGCCTCGGTGGAGCCGCTGGAAGCCGACCCGGTCCGCCGCCGGGGCGTGGTCCCGCTCGTGCCGGGCTCCGCGACGGACTCGAACCGGGACACGCACACCTCGATGCGGGTGCCGGGGCCGGACGAGCTGGCCGGGGGAGCGCTGGGCACGGCCCGGGTACCGCGCCCCGCGGGCGGGCACCGGCCGGGCTCGGCGCGCCACCGGGCGGACACCGTCCGCAGGCGCCGACTCGCGCTGACGGCGGCGGCGCTCGCCCTGGCCGCCGCGCTCGGACTGGGCGGCTGGCTCGCCTCCTCGGGCGACGAGCCGCAGCCGCCCCAGAACGGCAAACACTCGGCCCCGACGAAGCCGAACCGTTAG
- a CDS encoding protein kinase yields the protein MRPVGSKYLLEEPLGRGATGTVWRARQRETAGAEAAVAGQPGETVAIKVLKEELAQDADIVMRFLRERSVLLRLTHPNIVRTRDLVVEGDLLALVMDLIDGPDLHKYIRQNGPFTPVAASLLTAQIADALAASHADGVVHRDLKPANVLLDERGGQMKPMLTDFGIARLADSPGLTRTHEFVGTPAYVAPESAEGRPQTSAVDIYGAGILLYELVTGRPPFAGGTALEVLHRHLSEDPQRPPNVPEPLWIVIERCLRKEPNERPSAENLARALRVVASGIGVHSAPSEVEAALGVGALLAPDPSPAPVPATPDGGGADPTQVLPGRAGAPMGGYDPNGMTSVFPPVGAADATSVLPSAGGPGADPTSVMPPVQRPDQPHPWQSQMQAARDRNEQTQMHYLDPSEDPLRRRPQRQAPPPPQQQPPQYRQGPPPQQYQQQPPYQQPPQQPYYPQQPAPQQYQQPQQPPYQQPPQPPQRQAPQRQAPPQQQPPQAPPRAPREPREPRPRSANPIKIPGLGCLKGCLVMILLFVVAGWLVWELTPLQEWVGTGKGWWDQLWTWGSEIVDWVGALADSTGSGTGGGTP from the coding sequence GCGCCACAGGCACCGTCTGGCGTGCCCGCCAGCGGGAGACCGCCGGCGCGGAGGCAGCCGTCGCCGGGCAGCCCGGCGAGACCGTGGCCATCAAGGTCCTCAAAGAGGAGCTGGCCCAGGACGCGGACATCGTCATGCGGTTCCTGCGGGAGCGCTCCGTCCTGCTGCGCCTGACGCACCCCAACATCGTGCGCACCCGCGACCTCGTCGTCGAGGGCGACCTCCTCGCCCTCGTCATGGACCTGATCGACGGCCCGGACCTGCACAAGTACATCCGGCAGAACGGCCCCTTCACGCCCGTGGCCGCGAGCCTGCTGACCGCCCAGATCGCGGACGCGCTCGCGGCCAGCCATGCCGACGGCGTGGTCCACCGCGACCTGAAGCCGGCCAACGTCCTGCTCGACGAGCGCGGCGGCCAGATGAAGCCGATGCTCACCGACTTCGGCATCGCCCGCCTCGCCGACTCCCCGGGGCTGACCCGCACGCACGAGTTCGTCGGCACCCCCGCCTACGTCGCACCCGAGTCCGCCGAGGGCCGCCCGCAGACCTCCGCCGTCGACATCTACGGCGCCGGCATCCTGCTGTACGAACTGGTCACCGGACGCCCGCCGTTCGCCGGCGGCACCGCCCTCGAAGTGCTGCACCGCCACCTCAGCGAGGACCCGCAGCGCCCGCCGAACGTGCCCGAGCCGCTCTGGATCGTCATCGAGCGCTGCCTGCGCAAGGAGCCGAACGAGCGCCCCAGCGCCGAGAACCTGGCCCGCGCCCTGCGCGTGGTCGCCTCCGGCATCGGCGTGCACAGCGCCCCCTCCGAGGTGGAGGCCGCCCTCGGCGTCGGCGCACTGCTCGCGCCCGACCCCTCGCCCGCGCCGGTCCCCGCGACCCCGGACGGCGGCGGCGCCGACCCCACCCAGGTGCTGCCAGGCCGCGCCGGTGCGCCGATGGGCGGCTACGACCCGAACGGCATGACCAGCGTGTTCCCGCCGGTCGGCGCGGCCGACGCCACCTCGGTGCTGCCGAGCGCGGGCGGCCCCGGCGCGGACCCGACCTCGGTCATGCCCCCGGTGCAGCGGCCGGACCAGCCGCACCCGTGGCAGTCGCAGATGCAGGCCGCGCGCGACCGCAACGAGCAGACGCAGATGCACTACCTCGACCCGAGCGAGGACCCCCTGCGCCGGCGCCCGCAGCGGCAGGCGCCCCCGCCGCCGCAGCAGCAGCCCCCGCAGTACCGCCAGGGTCCGCCGCCGCAGCAGTACCAGCAGCAGCCGCCGTACCAGCAGCCTCCGCAGCAGCCGTACTACCCGCAGCAGCCGGCGCCGCAGCAGTACCAGCAGCCGCAGCAGCCGCCGTACCAGCAGCCGCCCCAGCCCCCCCAGCGGCAGGCCCCGCAGCGGCAGGCACCCCCGCAGCAGCAGCCCCCGCAGGCACCGCCGCGCGCCCCCAGGGAGCCGCGCGAGCCGCGCCCCCGCAGCGCCAACCCGATCAAGATCCCGGGCCTGGGCTGCCTCAAGGGCTGCCTGGTCATGATCCTGCTGTTCGTGGTGGCGGGCTGGCTGGTCTGGGAGCTCACCCCGCTCCAGGAGTGGGTCGGCACCGGCAAGGGCTGGTGGGACCAGCTGTGGACCTGGGGCTCAGAGATCGTCGACTGGGTCGGCGCGCTCGCGGACTCCACGGGTAGCGGGACGGGCGGCGGCACGCCCTGA